The Nitrospinaceae bacterium genome has a segment encoding these proteins:
- a CDS encoding TfoX/Sxy family protein: MTKDNLLSFVVDQLSGLGDIDTRRMFGGWHISHRGVFFGIVFKERLYFKTSENTRARYEAEGMGPFRPRSKVTLKTLWEVPVDIIEDADALAEWALEAIAAQQEATLIKENARARRGRKKLDS; encoded by the coding sequence ATGACGAAAGACAACTTACTCTCCTTCGTGGTGGATCAACTAAGCGGCCTGGGCGATATTGACACCCGGCGAATGTTCGGCGGCTGGCACATCAGCCACCGCGGGGTGTTTTTCGGTATCGTTTTCAAAGAGCGCCTTTATTTCAAGACAAGCGAAAATACCCGCGCCCGATACGAGGCGGAGGGGATGGGGCCGTTTCGCCCGAGGAGCAAGGTTACACTCAAGACGCTCTGGGAGGTTCCCGTCGATATTATTGAGGACGCGGATGCGCTGGCCGAATGGGCGCTTGAGGCCATCGCCGCACAACAAGAAGCTACGCTTATTAAAGAAAATGCCCGCGCCCGAAGGGGCCGGAAGAAATTGGATTCATAA
- a CDS encoding SDR family oxidoreductase, with the protein MSDEKIAVVTGGNKGIGKEVCRQLATKGIRVVLTARDEGRGKTAIEELKAASAETIFHPLDVTSPESIDKLGTFIEREFGHLDILVNNAAIRTDQGTRGEDVSIDTLREMMEANVYGPLAVCQRLIPLLKKSAAGRIVNFSSGMASLAKMKGGSPAYRITKTALNAVTGILADELSGSGILVNSVHPGHVKTDMGGPNAVRELEDGADTPVWLALLPDDGPTGGFYFDRKPFDW; encoded by the coding sequence ATGAGTGATGAAAAAATCGCGGTCGTTACGGGCGGCAACAAGGGAATCGGCAAGGAGGTCTGCCGCCAGCTAGCGACCAAGGGAATTCGGGTTGTCTTAACCGCCCGGGACGAGGGCCGGGGAAAAACCGCCATCGAGGAACTAAAAGCCGCGAGCGCGGAAACCATTTTTCATCCACTGGACGTAACCTCGCCAGAGAGTATCGACAAGCTCGGCACGTTTATCGAAAGGGAATTTGGGCACCTCGATATTCTGGTCAACAATGCCGCCATCCGGACGGACCAGGGCACACGCGGCGAGGACGTCAGCATCGACACCCTTCGTGAAATGATGGAAGCAAACGTTTATGGCCCCTTGGCGGTTTGTCAGCGGCTTATTCCGCTACTCAAGAAAAGCGCGGCCGGGCGAATCGTCAATTTCTCTAGCGGCATGGCCTCGCTCGCCAAAATGAAGGGCGGATCCCCGGCCTACCGCATCACCAAAACAGCCCTGAACGCGGTAACGGGCATCCTCGCCGACGAGCTTTCGGGCTCGGGCATTTTGGTGAATTCAGTTCATCCGGGTCATGTAAAAACCGACATGGGTGGGCCAAACGCGGTTCGAGAACTCGAAGATGGAGCAGATACCCCGGTATGGCTCGCTCTGCTCCCGGACGATGGGCCAACGGGTGGCTTTTATTTCGACCGAAAACCATTCGATTGGTAG